In a genomic window of Halorhodospira halophila:
- a CDS encoding restriction endonuclease: MNTDETTGWMVRAATGGRLADEFWDKAVVAIGWEELGDLSTFGSKDAVLAKARRVHPEAPEGRIKTAVSQQLRFRDEVAAGDRVVTYDSGRRQYHVGTISGPYQHDPERIPPCEHVRTVEWEGSVSRDDLSQPARNTLGSTLTLFRLPPEVLSEIEHLLHGEQVPAMESALQDAEAEEDELARLLRYRQEAFEIVKDRVIRLGHEEMEELVAGLLRAMGYRASLSPQGPDRGVDVLASPDGFGFESPRIVAQVKH, encoded by the coding sequence ATGAACACCGACGAGACCACCGGATGGATGGTGCGGGCTGCGACCGGGGGCCGGCTAGCCGATGAGTTCTGGGATAAGGCGGTCGTTGCGATTGGCTGGGAAGAACTGGGCGACCTCTCCACCTTCGGCTCGAAGGACGCAGTGCTTGCCAAAGCTCGGCGAGTTCACCCGGAGGCCCCGGAGGGCCGGATAAAGACCGCTGTGAGCCAACAACTGCGCTTCCGAGACGAGGTCGCGGCCGGAGACCGCGTAGTCACTTATGACTCCGGTCGCCGGCAATATCATGTGGGCACCATCTCCGGACCGTATCAGCACGACCCGGAGCGCATCCCGCCCTGTGAGCACGTTCGAACGGTAGAATGGGAGGGAAGCGTCTCCAGGGATGACCTGTCGCAACCGGCAAGGAACACCCTGGGATCGACGCTCACACTGTTCCGACTGCCCCCGGAGGTTCTCAGCGAAATCGAGCACCTGCTGCACGGCGAGCAAGTGCCCGCGATGGAGAGCGCACTCCAAGATGCGGAAGCTGAGGAAGACGAGCTGGCCCGGCTGCTGCGATACCGGCAGGAGGCGTTCGAAATCGTTAAGGATCGGGTAATCCGCCTGGGACACGAGGAGATGGAAGAGCTCGTGGCCGGTTTGCTGCGAGCAATGGGCTACAGAGCCAGTCTCAGCCCCCAGGGTCCGGACCGTGGCGTGGATGTATTGGCGTCTCCGGACGGCTTTGGCTTCGAGTCACCACGTATCGTTGCGCAAGTGAAGCATC